A genomic window from Pungitius pungitius chromosome 12, fPunPun2.1, whole genome shotgun sequence includes:
- the strada gene encoding STE20-related kinase adapter protein alpha isoform X1: MSFLRWVSEKLSVESLRDLDLFGEQAQGFSHGKAHEDSRESLTSLPRRDTMGSFQPDSSCYELLSVIGHGLDNLMTVNLARYRPTGEHVAIRRINLESCTNDMVIYLQSELHVSKLFHHSSIVPFKSVFIAENELWVISPFMAYGSARDLICTHFADGMTELTIAYILLGMLKALEYIHRMGYVHRSVKASHVLISADGQIYMSGLRSIFSLIRHGQRARVVHDFPQYSVKVLPWLSPEVLQQNLEGYDSRSDIYSVGITACELANGHVPFKDMPATQMLLEKLNGTVPCLLDTTTIPPEELSMKPSRSGADSGICEAPAAGGVRHSNGEPSSSGSTGRHPYNRTFSPHFHAFVELCLQRDAEKRPSATTLIGHPFFKQIKRRPSEALPELLRPVSPITSFQSSQPQDTPSGLASLESDLSHLEVDDWDF; this comes from the exons ATGTCTTTTCTT CGTTGGGTATCTGAGAAACTCAGTGTGGAGAGCCTGCGGGATTTGGACTTATTTGGAG AGCAAGCTCAGGGATTCTCTCACGGGAAA GCCCATGAGGACAGCCGGGAGAGTCTGACCTCCCTCCCACGCCGGGACACCATGGGCAGCTTCCAGCCCGACAGCAGCTGCTACGAGCTCCTCTCCGTCATCG GCCACGGCCTGGACAACTTGATGACGGTGAACCTGGCTCGATACCGACCCACCGGGGAGCACGTGGCCATCCGACGGATTAACTTGGAGTCCTGCACTAACGACATGGTCATTTACCTGCAG AGCGAACTACATGTGTCTAAGTTGTTTCATCACTCCAGTATTGTACCCTTCAAGAGCGTCTTTATAGCCGAGAATGAGCTCTGGGTCATCTCCCCCTTCATGGCTTATG GGTCAGCCCGAGATCTGATCTGCACACATTTCGCTGATGGCATGACTGAGCTGACCATCGCATACATTTTACTGGGCATGCTCAAAGCGCTTGAATACATCCACCGCATGGGATATGTGCACCG GAGTGTGAAGGCGAGCCACGTGTTGATCTCAGCCGACGGACAGATCTACATGTCAGGTCTGCGGAGCATCTTCAGTCTGATCCGCCACGGCCAGAGGGCCAGAGTTGTCCACGACTTCCCCCAGTACAGCGTCAAAGTGCTGCCCTGGCTCAGCCCTGAGGTGCTGCAGCAG AACCTGGAGGGCTACGACTCTCGGTCGGACATCTACAGCGTTGGTATCACGGCCTGTGAACTGGCCAATGGACACGTGCCCTTCAAAGACATGCCAGCTACACAG atgctGCTGGAGAAACTAAACGGGACGGTGCCGTGTCTGCTGGACACCACCACCATCCCACCAGAGGAGCTGTCGATGAAGCCGTCTCGCTCCGGGGCGGACTCAGGCATCTGCGAGGCCCCGGCAGCCGGAGGTGTTCGCCACTCCAACGGGGAGCCCTCGTCCTCGGGGTCGACGGGCAGACACCCGTACAACCGCACGTTCTCCCCGCACTTCCACGCCTTCGTTGAGCTCTGTCTGCAGCGAGACGCGGAAAAGAG GCCGTCCGCCACCACTCTCATAGGCCATCCATTCTTCAAACAG ATTAAACGGCGGCCCTCCGAGGCGCTGCCCGAGCTGCTGCGGCCCGTGTCCCCGATCACCAGCTTCCAGAGCTCCCAGCCGCAGGACACTCCCTCCGGACTGGCCAGTCTGGAGTCGGACCTCAGCCACCTGGAGGTGGACGATTGGGACTTCTGA
- the limd2 gene encoding LIM domain-containing protein 2 has translation MDTRNTSEEKPVQRSKSFSFKTQKEVCSSCEKTVYPMERLVANNLVFHSSCFCCKHCNAKLSLGTFAALQGEFYCKPHFQQLFKSKGNYDEGFGRKQHKELWSSKETENI, from the exons atg GACACCAGGAACACCAGCGAAGAGAAACCCGTCCAGCGATCTAAG TCCTTCAGCTTCAAGACCCAAAAGGAGGTGTGTTCCTCATGTGAGAAAACGGTCTACCCGATGGAGAGATTGGTCGCCAACAACTTGGTCTTCCACTCATCGTGCTTCTGCTGCAAGCACTGCAACGCCAAACTGAG CCTTGGCACCTTTGCAGCTCTTCAGGGTGAATTTTACTGCAAACCCCACTTTCAGCAGCTGTTCAAAAGCAAAGGCAACTACGACGAGGGCTTCGGTCGCAAGCAGCACAAAGAGCTCTGGTCCTCCAAGGAGACTGAAAATATATAA
- the strada gene encoding STE20-related kinase adapter protein alpha isoform X2, with amino-acid sequence MGSFQPDSSCYELLSVIGHGLDNLMTVNLARYRPTGEHVAIRRINLESCTNDMVIYLQSELHVSKLFHHSSIVPFKSVFIAENELWVISPFMAYGSARDLICTHFADGMTELTIAYILLGMLKALEYIHRMGYVHRSVKASHVLISADGQIYMSGLRSIFSLIRHGQRARVVHDFPQYSVKVLPWLSPEVLQQNLEGYDSRSDIYSVGITACELANGHVPFKDMPATQMLLEKLNGTVPCLLDTTTIPPEELSMKPSRSGADSGICEAPAAGGVRHSNGEPSSSGSTGRHPYNRTFSPHFHAFVELCLQRDAEKRPSATTLIGHPFFKQIKRRPSEALPELLRPVSPITSFQSSQPQDTPSGLASLESDLSHLEVDDWDF; translated from the exons ATGGGCAGCTTCCAGCCCGACAGCAGCTGCTACGAGCTCCTCTCCGTCATCG GCCACGGCCTGGACAACTTGATGACGGTGAACCTGGCTCGATACCGACCCACCGGGGAGCACGTGGCCATCCGACGGATTAACTTGGAGTCCTGCACTAACGACATGGTCATTTACCTGCAG AGCGAACTACATGTGTCTAAGTTGTTTCATCACTCCAGTATTGTACCCTTCAAGAGCGTCTTTATAGCCGAGAATGAGCTCTGGGTCATCTCCCCCTTCATGGCTTATG GGTCAGCCCGAGATCTGATCTGCACACATTTCGCTGATGGCATGACTGAGCTGACCATCGCATACATTTTACTGGGCATGCTCAAAGCGCTTGAATACATCCACCGCATGGGATATGTGCACCG GAGTGTGAAGGCGAGCCACGTGTTGATCTCAGCCGACGGACAGATCTACATGTCAGGTCTGCGGAGCATCTTCAGTCTGATCCGCCACGGCCAGAGGGCCAGAGTTGTCCACGACTTCCCCCAGTACAGCGTCAAAGTGCTGCCCTGGCTCAGCCCTGAGGTGCTGCAGCAG AACCTGGAGGGCTACGACTCTCGGTCGGACATCTACAGCGTTGGTATCACGGCCTGTGAACTGGCCAATGGACACGTGCCCTTCAAAGACATGCCAGCTACACAG atgctGCTGGAGAAACTAAACGGGACGGTGCCGTGTCTGCTGGACACCACCACCATCCCACCAGAGGAGCTGTCGATGAAGCCGTCTCGCTCCGGGGCGGACTCAGGCATCTGCGAGGCCCCGGCAGCCGGAGGTGTTCGCCACTCCAACGGGGAGCCCTCGTCCTCGGGGTCGACGGGCAGACACCCGTACAACCGCACGTTCTCCCCGCACTTCCACGCCTTCGTTGAGCTCTGTCTGCAGCGAGACGCGGAAAAGAG GCCGTCCGCCACCACTCTCATAGGCCATCCATTCTTCAAACAG ATTAAACGGCGGCCCTCCGAGGCGCTGCCCGAGCTGCTGCGGCCCGTGTCCCCGATCACCAGCTTCCAGAGCTCCCAGCCGCAGGACACTCCCTCCGGACTGGCCAGTCTGGAGTCGGACCTCAGCCACCTGGAGGTGGACGATTGGGACTTCTGA
- the ddx42 gene encoding ATP-dependent RNA helicase DDX42, whose product MNWNKGGPGVKRGFGFGGFSLAGKKEEPSAPKVSNTSVGAPGSSGYGKGQQLPSFYKIGTKRANFDEENAYFEDDEEESSSNVDLPYIPAENSPTRQQMQAAGGSDSEDDPLDAFMAEVESQAAKDMRKLEEKEKEKKTAKGIRDDIEEEDEQEAYFRYMAENPTAGLSLEEEDENIDYDSDGNPIAPAAKKIILPLPPIDHSEIDYPPFEKNFYNEHEELSSLTGTQVLELRHKLNLRVSGAVPPKPCTSFAHFNFDEQLMHQIRKSEYTQPTPIQCQGLPIALSGRDMIGIAKTGSGKTAAFIWPMLVHIMDQSELKEGEGPIAVVVCPTRELCQQIHAECKRFGKAYSLRSVAVYGGGSMWEQAKALQEGAEIVVCTPGRLIDHVKKKATSLQRVSYLVFDEADRMFDMGFEYQVRSIASHVRPDRQTLLFSATFRKKIERLARDILIDPIRVVQGDVGEANEDVTQMVEMLHNATQKWDWLTRRLVEFTSTGSVLIFVTKKANCEELATNLTQEGYSLGLLHGDMDQSERNKVISDFKKKNLPVLVATDVAARGLDIPSIRTVVNYDVARDIDTHTHRIGRTGRAGEKGVAYTLLTNKDTTFAGDLVRNLEGANQAVSKELMDIAMQNPWFRKSRFKGGKGKKMNIGGGGLGYRERPGLGAEGSERSSNYLSASSFEGFSKQTSGAMGDRMSAMKQAFQAQYKSHFVAASSGPPKLTTKSNSSSCWTSAGSLSSVPTESANGSERSQGATLSMSMSGFTSAGNLSSVPTSQASPPQHSFPPPAPPPQRDIPRERHGDDRGRHDSYRDRGERQGGEERYGDRDRHGDRDRHGDRDRHSSSSSRHSDGRNGDGNKRDREDRRGERDGGDRGSGEGRDREDRRSERDAGDRGSGEGRDREERRSERDAGDRGSGDGRDRGDDSFAVPEPPKRRKSRWDN is encoded by the exons ATGAACTGGAACAAAGGTGGTCCAGGTGTGAAGCGGGGCTTTGGATTTGGAGGATTTTCGCTTgcggggaaaaaagaagaaccTAGTGCTCCAAAGGTCTCGAACACATCGGTTGGAGCCCCCGGATCAAGTGGATATGGGAAGGGCCAGCAGCTGCCATCGTTTTACAAAATAGGGACAAAAAGAGCCAATTTTGATGAGGAGAATGC GTATTttgaggatgatgaagaggagtccAGCAGCAATGTGGATTTGCCGTACATTCCAGCTGAGAACTCGCCTACACGGCAGCAgatgcaggctgctggtgggtCAGACAGTGAAGATGACCCACTGGACGCCTTCATGGCAGAGGTTGAG AGCCAAGCAGCTAAAGACATGAGGAAActagaggaaaaagaaaaagagaaaaagacggCAAA GGGTATTCGTGATGAcattgaagaagaagatgaacaa GAAGCCTATTTCCGCTACATGGCAGAGAATCCCACTGCCGGGCTGAGcctagaggaggaggatgagaacaTTGACTATGACAGCGACGGGAACCCAATCGCTCCCGCCGCCAAGAAAATCATTTTGCCGCTTCCCCCCATCGACCACTCCGAG ATTGATTACCCACCCTTTGAGAAAAACTTCTACAATGAGCATGAAGAGCTCAGCAGCCTGACAGGAACTCAAGTGTTGGAGTTAAGGCACAAATTGAACTTACGG GTATCCGGTGCAGTCCCTCCAAAGCCGTGTACTAGCTTTGCTCACTTCAACTTCGATGAGCAGTTAATGCACCAAATCCGCAAGTCCGAGTACACTCAGCCCACACCGATTCAGTGCCAG GGTCTGCCCATAGCTCTGTCTGGACGTGACATGATTGGCATTGCAAAAACTGGCAGTGGCAAAACGGCAGCCTTTATCTGGCCCATGCTAGTTCACATCATGGACCAGAGTGAGCtcaaggagggggaggggccaaTCGCTGTCGTTGTGTGTCCCACCAGAGAGCTTTGTCAGCAG ATCCATGCAGAATGTAAACGTTTTGGGAAAGCCTACTCTCTGCGTTCGGTGGCCGTTTACGGAGGAGGCAGCATGTGGGAGCAGGCCAAAGCTCTGCAGGAGGGAGCAGAGATTGTGGTTTGCACTCCG GGTCGTCTGATTGACCACGTGAAGAAGAAGGCCACGTCCCTGCAGAGGGTGTCGTACCTGGTGTTTGATGAGGCAGATCGCATGTTCGATATGGGTTTTG AATATCAGGTTAGATCCATCGCTAGCCATGTCCGCCCAGACAGGCAGA CCCTTCTGTTCAGCGCTACTTTTCGAAAGAAGATAGAGAGGCTTGCCAGAGACATCTTGATCGATCCTATCCGTGTGGTGCAGGGAGACGTCGGAGAG GCCAATGAGGACGTCACCCAGATGGTGGAGATGCTTCACAACGCGACTCAGAAATGGGACTGGCTGACCCGGCGGCTGGTGGAGTTCACCTCCACCGGCTCGGTCCTCATCTTTGTCACGAAGAAGGCAAACTGTGAGGAGCTGGCTACTAACCTGACCCAGGAGGGATACAGCCTGGGCCTCCTGCACGGAGACATGGACCAGAGTGAGAGGAACAAGGTCATCAGTGACTTCAAGAAAAAGAATTTGCCCGTTTTGGTGGCCACTGATGTAGCTG CTCGTGGTTTGGACATCCCATCCATCCGCACAGTGGTAAACTACGACGTGGCGCGAGACatcgacacgcacacacacaggattggtCGTACTGGTCGTGCTGGAGAAAAGGGCGTTGCTTACACTCTCCTCACCAACAAAGACACAACATTTGCCGGCGACCTTGTGAGAAACTTAGAGGGAGCAAATCAGGCCGTTTCCAAAGAACTGATGGATATAGCGATGCAG AACCCATGGTTCAGGAAATCCAGATTCAAGGGAGGTAAAGGAAAGAAGATGAATATTGGCGGAGGAGGTCTTGGTTACAGAGAGAGGCCTGGCCTCGGGGCGGAAGGTTCT GAACGCAGCAGCAATTATTTGTCCGCCAGTAGCTTTGAAGGCTTCAGCAAACAGACCTCCGGGGCGATGGGAGACCGCATGTCTGCTATGAAGCAAGCCTTTCAG GCTCAGTATAAGAGCCACTTTGTGGCCGCGTCAAGCGGCCCCCCGAAGCTCACCACCAAGTCCAACAGCTCGTCGTGCTGGACGAGCGCCGGCAGCCTCAGCTCTGTGCCCACCGAGTCCGCCAACGGGTCAGAGCGGTCTCAGGGCGCCAccttgtccatgtccatgtctGGCTTTACCAGCGCCGGCAACCTGAGCTCTGTGCCCACCAGTCAAGCCAGTCCTCCGCAGCACAGCTTCCCTCCACCCGCACCTCCCCCACAGAGAGACATCCCTCGGGAGAGACACGGCGACGACCGGGGACGCCACGACAGCTACCGCGACAGGGGCGAGCGCCAAGGTGGGGAGGAGCGCTACGGAGACCGGGATCGCCACGGAGACCGCGACCGCCACGGGGACCGGGAccgccacagcagcagcagcagccggcacAGCGATGGCCGCAATGGGGACGGAAACAAGAGGGACAGGGAGGATCGCAGGGGCGAGAGGGacgggggagacagagggagcggTGAGGGGAGGGACAGGGAAGATCGTAGGAGCGAGAGGGACgcgggagacagagggagcggTGAGGGGAGGGACAGGGAGGAACGGAGGAGCGAGAGGGACgctggagacagagggagcGGGGACGGCAGGGACAGAGGAGATGATAGCTTTGCTGTCCCTGAACCACCAAAGCGTAGAAAGAGTAGGTGGGACAACTAA
- the rnf113a gene encoding E3 ubiquitin-protein ligase RNF113A: MDATAAPTISQSVSPAGVHQQTSEPPGAAACGLTRSLVLVLLRGKMAEPEEPKAGPCTFLFKKSTKKFSGRKRKASDSDKDGNSDEDQSSVIRKGKKDTRVNPMIQRTKKVERDEASSSEGEGDKDEKKITVAYKSTRSAKPEGPDDMGATATYELDTERDNDAQAIFERSQKIQEELTGKEDDKIYRGINNYQKFIKPKDTTMGNASSGMVRKGPIRAPEHLRATVRWDYQPDICKDYKETGFCGFGDSCKFLHDRSDYKHGWQIERELEEGRYGANDEENYEVSSDDEDLPFKCFICRESFKNPIITKCKHFFCETCALQHYRKSKRCYVCNTQTNGVFNPAKELMAKIEKRNAAADQPPSDEEEDD; this comes from the exons ATGGACGCAACAGCGGCCCCCACTATCAG TCAATCCGTGTCTCCAGCAGGAGTCCACCAGCAGACCTCCGAGCCGCCAGGGGCCGCTGCGTGTGGACTAACGCGGTCATTGGTGCTGGTGTTACTGAGGGGCAAGATGGCGGAGCCTGAAGAGCCAAAAGCGGGTCcttgcacttttcttttcaaaaaatcaacaaagaaaTTTTCCGGACGAAAGAGAAAAGCAAGCGATAGCGACAAAG ATGGCAACAGCGATGAGGATCAGAGCTCTGTtattagaaaaggaaagaaggacACTCGAGTCAACCCCATGATTCAAAGG ACAAAGAAGGTGGAGAGAGATGAAGCATCTTCCAGTGAAGGGGAAGGAGACAAAGACGAGAAGAAGATCACTGTTGCCTACAAGTCCACACGGTCAGCA aaaccagAGGGACCCGATGACATGGGTGCAACTGCTACATATGAgctggacacagagagagacaacgACGCTCAGGCCATCTTTGAGCGGAGTCAGAAAATCCAAGAG GAACTGACGGGCAAAGAAGATGATAAAATCTACCGTGGCATCAACAACTACCAAAAATTCATCAAGCCCAAAGATACCACCATGGGCAATGCCTCATCTGGCATGGTCAG gAAAGGACCAATCCGTGCCCCTGAGCACCTGAGAGCCACAGTCAGGTGGGATTACCAGCCGGACATCTGCAAAGACTACAAGGAGACTGGTTTCTGTGGTTTTGGAG ACAGCTGCAAGTTCCTCCACGACAGATCGGACTACAAACATGGCTGGCAGATTGAGCGGGAACTGGAAGAGGGCAGATATGGAGCCAATG ATGAGGAAAACTACGAGGTGAGCAGCGACGACGAGGATTTGCCCTTTAAGTGCTTCATCTGCAGGGAGTCCTTTAAGAATCCCATCATCACAAA GTGCAAGCACTTCTTCTGCGAGACCTGTGCTCTTCAGCATTACCGCAAGTCCAAGCGTTGCTATGTGTGCAACACTCAAACCAACGGTGTCTTCAACCCGGCTAAGG AGCTGATGGCCAAGATCGAGAAACGGAACGCCGCGGCAGACCAGCCGCCGTcagacgaagaagaagacgactAG